The Cryptomeria japonica chromosome 9, Sugi_1.0, whole genome shotgun sequence DNA segment CTCCCCAGGCGCAGTATGCAAATTCCACTTTCAACGTCAAAACAAATTACCGCTTTTTTTTCTGCAACAGCAATCATACATTATAACAACTGCCGTTAAACAGAAAATTGAAAATACGCAGAGAAGACAAAGAGATCTCCAAGCCTAGGCCACGTCTAGAATATACAAAGCTTTGCTGTCAAGCCGAGGTCGAATCCCAAACTTGCATAGACATTATAATTGCACCTGCAACGAAAGAGTAAGAAACGGGGGGTTTTTTGTGGAAGAATTAATACTATTTTTTATTGAAACAAAGAGTCTTTGCATTGCAAGAATGTTGTGATTCGCGTCGGACAATTTTGATTGAAGAGAATTGGTAaagtttcattttttaataaattctGTGCAGTTGATTTGAGTGATTTCCGTATAGGGTTTGTCGGTAAAGATAGGGCGGCATTTCATGGCTTGAGTTTTATAGGATGAGAAGAATTATATGCTTTTTTAGATCGAAAGTAAAACGTGGTTTGGAGAGCAGAATTGAGCTTGGCTATTTTGTGTTAATTGAAAAGATTTCAACCGGTTTGAGACAATTTTATTGTAATTCAAGGGAATTTATGTATTCTGTCAATTTTGGCAAGGATTTCAAGCACTTGCGGATTTAAGGTTGTTGTGTACGAGTTTAAGTAGTTCTGCCGGTTTGTGCTTTTGTAAGCACTTCAGTCGTTTGAAGCAATTTTGTGCGGATTTTAAAGAGTTTGGATGAATCAAGAAAAGCTCAGGGGAGAGCTACTGTGTAATATTGCTGTAGGTTTTTCTCTTTTTGTTCTTTGGAACATTAATCTTGAAGACGTGGAGAGGCAGAGAATTTGATAAGGTTTTGAGCGGGCTTTAATAGATGCGAGATCGGTAGCCATGGCTGTGCCTCGGTGCGGGAAGGAGTTGAAACAGGCGTTTGACGCGATGTACAAAGGTTGTTTTTCAATTAATGGGCTATCTTGGTCTGTTAGAAATGCAAATGGTATTGAGTCGTCAACAGTCTTCAGGCGCTTTGAATCAGGAGCTTTCCAGAGAGTTTTCCACTATTTCAAAAATCGAAGTTGCTATTCCACTCTAAATAAAGCAGAAAGGTCTGCAGCAGAGCATTACGCTTTCAAGCGTGCCTCAGGCAAGGAAGGCACCAGCTCGGGTAGATTATTTATTCCAACATTTGGGATTCAAGGAAGGAGCACAATCAAACATGGATTTTGGTCCTGTGGAATGAGAAATGTGGGCCAGGGAAGGCGATTTTATTACGTGGGCAGGGACAATTTGCAGCATTTTAAACGTAGAGGGCCACAAAGCTGGATTAAAAATCCTACAAGGGTTGTGATTATTGTGATTCTGAGCTCAGGGCTGGCTATTAGCATCTATTTTTCAAACTTGGAAATAGTACCATATACTCATCGCAAGCATTTCATCCTATTACCTGCAGGGAAGGAAAAAGAGCTTGGCGAAAGCCAGATTCAAGAGGTCAGCAGTTTTGGTTTATCAGATATTCTGAATTAAATTAATGCCCGTGAATGATCAAAGTAGTTCCAATGGTCGATTAAATTGTTTGAAACTTGAAAATAATCTTAGAAACGTTTTCATCCAATCTTGACGCCTTTATGAACGAACAAAATTATATTAATCTTCACAATGACCAAAGTAGGTCAATAGTAGAGTAGATTAGATGAAAAGTATAAACataagcaaacaggtttaaatgtttaaattgttATTAAGACACCTCTCCATCTTGTTTCTCGAAGGCAAGCTCAAGGGGAATGTTAGTGTTTAAACTTTCCATCTTATCTTCCCAATTCAAGTTTTAGTTTAAGATGGATTATAATTATGTTCTAACGTTGACTTGTGCTCCATGAGTTGCTGGTATTTAGTAATCTTAGAACTGCGTCAATTGCTTATGATCCTATGTATGGTCGACATGTTTCATCCCTAGGAAATGTGTTAAAATATGCTCTTCGACGAAATTTCATGAATTCTTAAGGCTTAAATCTTCATTAAACATCATATTAATGTCAATGGATGATGGAAATAGGTCAATGGTAGAGTAGATGAGTTGAAACTTGAAAAGCCATACAAGGAAGCTGAAATCTTCAATCTTATGAATATTGCAGCTCAAAAAGACGATGAAGTCAAAGATTCTTCCTGCCATTCATCCAGAAAGTGTGAGGGTAAGATTAATTGCCAAGGATATAATACAGGCATTGCAAAGGGGAATACGACATGAGCAAAGCTGGAGTGATGTACAATACGGCAATACAAGAACTGACGTTGTTGATTCTCCTCGCAGTCAAGATCCCTGGAGCATAACTGATGAGAATGCCTATCCTCCAGAGCAGTTGTATGGCAAAGATGAAGCACTGGATGATAAATGGGTCAAGGAGAGTCGCGAATCTGGAAAACAAAGTGGTGAAAAAGTGTCCACCCATCACTTAGAGGGATTAAATTGGGAAGTTCTAGTTGTAGATGATGACGTGGTGAATGCATTTTGCCTCCCCGGCGGGAAGATAATGGTTTTTACTGGATTGCTAAAAGTATTTCCATCTGATGCGGAGATAGCAACAGTTATCTCTCACGAGGTATGTTACTGCACATAATAATGAAAAATTTGTGAACACTGCTTTCCAGCATATTTTACTTGTTGGACAAATGCTCGATTATAGGAACAGCATAAGCTCTATCAACATTCTCTTTCTTGTTTGGGCTGTATGTTTGTTTAGGTTGTATTTGTGCTAGTTCATGTTGTGTAATTTGCTTCCAATTTTCATCTAAATTATTTTTTCAAGGAGCTTGTAATGTTacttttgggaggacactaaatcttgctcAATATATttgtagaattattgcaggttatgtattttcagtctgctgtggtaatttggacagattcaattcgatgttgtttccctctttaaatgcacagatctgctgtttatatcaatctgatctgctgcctatactcagatatatgtgtgtgtgtgtgtgtgtgtgtgtgagagagagagagagagagagagagagagagagagagagagagagaatcctttCTATTTCATCAGGTCggattctctggttattgatttaatgtttCCTCTTTTTTTCCTTCGATGCTTGCTTTATTCTTAtttgcagatttgtatttgtgttctgatTTGTTTGATAcatgttcatatcattcttccagattgtcgtataattctgatttaggtctgctcctaaatctgcttttaatgccttagatattttgttctattccatgtatccttccttctcaaatgaaaacttctccactttataGCCTACAATGggagggagagtcacacctcttcttaatggtcacaacctttcacaatcaccacCCTTCAAAAGGGCCACAACCTTTCATCATTGTTGCCCCTTTGAAAGATtcacttccttattttcttccCATTAATGCTTCCTTAATTTCTTTGCTCCCTTCTTCCCTTTTTCTCCCCAAATGAAGTTctcctctcccttttatatctcatgtttgagggagtcacaacttttcatttcatgccttttgtcaATTCATCAaactaaattaaatttaatattaatttttatattaaaatttaatttattaataaatcctatttcaacaaggggaAATTACAGACACTCTTAAATTTTAATTGACACAGAGTGGATCCTTATGCAGTTTATATTGTGCTTCTGTGATAATTATATTTCACATAATATAGCTCACCTAGGGGTGAAACAAGTGCCTTCAAAAATGAAGTTTTGAGGAGGCCATCTAAATAATTT contains these protein-coding regions:
- the LOC131037171 gene encoding mitochondrial metalloendopeptidase OMA1, whose translation is MAVPRCGKELKQAFDAMYKGCFSINGLSWSVRNANGIESSTVFRRFESGAFQRVFHYFKNRSCYSTLNKAERSAAEHYAFKRASGKEGTSSGRLFIPTFGIQGRSTIKHGFWSCGMRNVGQGRRFYYVGRDNLQHFKRRGPQSWIKNPTRVVIIVILSSGLAISIYFSNLEIVPYTHRKHFILLPAGKEKELGESQIQELKKTMKSKILPAIHPESVRVRLIAKDIIQALQRGIRHEQSWSDVQYGNTRTDVVDSPRSQDPWSITDENAYPPEQLYGKDEALDDKWVKESRESGKQSGEKVSTHHLEGLNWEVLVVDDDVVNAFCLPGGKIMVFTGLLKVFPSDAEIATVISHEVGHCVARHAAEGLTSNLWFTIIQLIVLQFIGMPDVVNAMSTLFLRLPFSRRMEMEADYIGLLLMASAGYDPRIAPSVYEKLGQLGGGDSMIKNYLSTHPSGKKRGEMLRQAKVMEEALSLYRESILGHGIEGFL